TTTTAAGTAATGATATCGTAGCAATTCGGTACTGACCCTTAATTCTACAGCGAGGACAAACTAAAGTTCTTCTTTAAACCTAAgagaagtaattaaaaaaataaaaaaagtaaagagtgaataggtattttattattgtcacaTTGTGTCTGTGAGACAACCTAAACAGAAACAACGATATACAACATCACATGACAGTTATATAAAGCTTATCTACATCTAAACAACATTGGGTATGATTTAGTTAACATGAGCAAAAATACACATCATGCGCAGTATTATAAATCTTAAAgctatattgtatataattgaGTAACTTAAAAGGAAGcatgtatttattaagagtattaattaatacatgcCTTATGTCTATGGCGTAGGAGCTGATATTTATGGGAACTTCATATATGTTTGCAAAGAgggaaatgaaataaaatagccGCGCTTAACCGTGGTTTTGGCCTCAAAGACTATTCCGTAatcgtttatttttcttaataggcatgtaggtcagccttctgtgcctgacgcaccgTTTTAGGTCAATATTGCTcatccaaattaaaaaaaaaatgctttttcaTATTCCTTGATATGACACCTCGTATGACggtcatttgttttaagtaaatGAGTGTATAGAATACATTATCTATAGTTTTCTCCTGCCTACTTAAAGTTACtcaattataactttattagaaaaaacttataatgatTCCGCGATCTTGGCAACTACAACGCTTTGTAAGCccaatatttatgaaataaaaaccttaattaCTTTGGAATGTCATGTATGAGAGTAgcaatatgtatttacaaaataaacaaattgtaaaatttgtttattataaaagcaataaaaacgATATTCCAAATAACTTTAAtggaatgtaaaattaaacacagccattttgttataaatgataaataaccTTAGGAGGTATACTTATTTGTCACTAAAATGTAGTCAcaaggctaagtaaaaaaaatattatttcggtATTATCTACtcaattactttataaaagcTAGAAATTtctagtaaaaatattgtccAACATTGGGCAAACAAgacttatttaatacatattttttggcGCGCGAATGTACCatatttttaagaacacaAACCATATTTCATAGGTTTTGTTACGAAAATTCGTAgtgtcttttttatatacagttgAATTTCACACtaactgaattatttaaactaaaaacgtCTTTTAAGCCAATCTTATtcgattattatataatacagacAAAGATACAACATTGAGTCTGAGATTCAGAGACATGTCTAAGCGCGAACGATTTGTCCGATCTGTCAAAGTCATGAAGTCATAGACAATAGATGGAAATTTCATTCGCATTTAAACTTGTGTGAATCTTAATCGTTTTTAATGTCAAATCGCTACACATTTGTGATTGGTCATTAGAGATTCCGAGGAACTtcataattctattacaatttcatagctgataatattattattataaaagcgtaaataaaatatacttgaaAATTGCCGTGTATACACTTTGTTTATTAGAATTATCAAACATCAAATGCATTCTTAAAgctttttcttaataatgttCACGAACTCCTGCTTTATTGATGAtcagatttattaaaaaaaattggtcttaaacttaatttaacttatagctatgataataattattcattgacATGTACCTAAAAAATCAGATCCCTGAACTAATAATCCCAGATTGTCATGATAATTTTCACCATTTCTTGGTAAATATCCATTTTGCCAATACAAATAAAGCGTTTCATACGACCATTATGACTCTATGGATTTGAGGTTTTGATCCCATTTCTGTACCATTGGGAATTatcgtattttattaaaataaaatcatacatCATAGAGGAAGAACACATAGCTTATTGTGGCTGTCAGTCCGATTATCCGATATGCAGGCTGTGGTTGATTACTGAAACAAAGGACAagattattactaatattcaaataataacgCTTTTACTAGATTCGACTCGTTTATTTGTCGAATTtcctgttatatttaatttgagtgTCAAAAGGTGATGACAGgtcattcattaatttatataagcgTTTTAAGATAATATCGaatgtcaatattattttgaatatatttgcGTTAACCAACCTTTGTTTTTGGTCGCACCGATAATGTTAACTTCTGTATTAAACGCGTTGCTGCCCCTGAAATTATAAGTTTCGTAAGTATATATGTTTATCAAAAACTAAAAGCTATGTAGATATCaagttcattttaaattacggACCATGGAGtctattcataattattttatgcaaaTAACTTGATTAAACAAATCTCTACcactaaaataacattaaaaaggaagttcacattaaaaataaacgatttttcGCTTTATTTTCACTGAGTCACCttacacaaaaacatacatataaaaagcgACTTATTCTAGGCAATTCCCTAATATGGAACCCAATAAAAAAGCAACACCTACAGaggtaaagtacaagaaatacataaataattaacaaaaaagaacacaaaataacatgtaaaacattatctttggttttcaaaataactttCCAAACATTGTTCTTTttggaaatattattattctcaaCAGTTTAGATAACTCGCTTAAttcaacatttattacaaattgtagTTATATTAACagtataagtattttatctgttttatgatcttttgttattctaatagccttctgtgcctgacgcacaccgtcgactttttgggtctaatgcaagtttcctcacgatgttttcctccaccgttcgagctaatattgttattaaatttacaaatgataaaatgaatgatttttttattataagtattttatacaaatatttaacacacattttaaaatctaatacattgtaaaacacgcagaTAAAACAGATTTGTATGTCTACATGCCGGTGTCCTTACGTTCACTGAATTgcgcaaaaaaaaaactttgacgCGATATCGTGATAGTCGAATCATGTCACTAAGTGCCATGCCTTACGAATGTCAAAATGGAATCCTGACATATGTGAGTCATAAGTTTTGTTTCTAAATATTACCCCTAGAGACCAGAAAGACGTTCCCCatataatattagattatttGGTTATTACCAGTAAGAGATCCAAGTCCAGTCAGCCTCGTCCTAGGCTCCAATAGAAGTAAATAAACCGGTACAGCTGTCAGTATCATGAGACAGCCGACGCCCGTTTCAGCTGGAGACGCTACAGCTGGAAATGCCACTACTAGGATTGTGCAGATTATGTAGAGGactgaaagtaaaaaaaaatatatataaattcattattaatactgGGATTTCTGTAGCTTCGATTCAtgggtttcctcatgatgctTTCAAGAGCCACCCAAGAGCTATTGTTAAATGCGTAAATACTAAATAGTTAGGTTAAAGGATTCGTACCTACTCCTTCAGGGATGAGGgtcacgctgaagccacgccaacatttttcttgttatatattaatttatttttattatctgtgtATAGATAGCATTTAATGATTCATATTTACTTACTAGGGAAGAAAAGGTTGACTTTGATGGGTCGTTCAAGATTTGGCTGTGTATACCGCAGAACCGGCAGACATAGCACGGCCGCACCGATACTCAactgaaaataatgaaatttataacaatgtaGTTAAATTTGTACTGATTAAAATTGCTGCGGTGACTGAAGTTAAATTCAGTATTCTAGAACTTCAAGTTAAAAATCTAGTTTTGCTGCTAACTTTTCAAACCGCTtactatttttacaatttaactgTTTTCTATGGTGcctgaatttttatttttgtaatataagttaaagacaattagaaaaaaagtatttatttcttatcatAAAGTCATTCAAGATTTTTCAATGTACATTGAATTGTCGAATTCCGGGACCATACCAATTCCAATTATTACGaacatgtaaattaatatgaatattaatttacatgttcatgttcaattaatatttatattgatttacaTGTTCAAGTGTCTAATCTAAAGATTAGACACTTTTTTTACtgaggtgaaaatgcgcttacGCAGACCCGCGCCAAAGATAATGAGCTTGACGtggggactgtggggctgggcTACACTCAAATCAGCCGAATAGACGCTAAACCTACTTGGTTCAATCTTCATCATATAATAAACTTACCCATGTAGCAAATCCAACATAGTTAATAAGAGCCTGTATGTCTGATACAGTTAAGTAGAGAAGCGACAAAAGCGCCACGGCTAATACAGCAGGCACGGGTGTCGCTCGAGAAGACACCATCGTTAACATCGCAGGCATTTGGCCTTGCGCTGCGCCCGCGTAGAATAatctatagaaaattaaaccaatttttttgttcAGATGTTTCGGTAATGGATGTTACGTGATGGACTAACCATGAAGAGCTCTGTTTCTATCCAGGATATGGATTACACGTTAAGTGCATTAACCACTATGCCAGGTAGTTCGAACTAAATtgcaaattacataaatatattttgtttatcatttttattacgaaATATTATGATTCACAATCACAACGTTCAATATACTAATTTTTGCAACTACCGCCAAACtacgatataatttttttccgaccgTCAACTTTAGCGTTTGTTGTGACAGAAAATTTccataaaatatgataatttatttaggaaaGTAGTAAAAGAAATTATGCCGTAGACTATTACCTagagttatataaaaaaatctttataaatacgATCCTAAGATAACTGATTGTCTACTGTCTTTCTTATTGTGTCTAAACCAACAAATAATATTGGCATTATTGAAaatctttgaaatattaatttttactttataaattgatattaattttattcaaatacgATAACGCAAGGCTTGATAGTCGGTGTAGCTTGAAAATGTTATTGTTAGAATGTAgactttgtttttatgttcTCTGCCACgagcaataaaattttataatataaaaatacaccaAACAATATACCATGGGATTTAATCTTATATGAAAAAGCATAACAAGGAATTTTAAGAGAcaatatttctacatatttGTAGtacctataaatataaatgccTGTACAAAACTCATAATTCGTCGGCCTTTTTTCACTACATCCttgataatgttttataacaaacctaacatttaatattagtatttaacaTACAGTTTAATTTCGAAATGACATACCTTGAAGACGTAAGTAATACTCCATTGACAGCGCCAAATGTCGAAGCAGCTACGAACAATGGTATACATAGTGCAAAAGCACCGAACAATCGCTCAGCGAATGTTACAGCTACCGCGGCTGAACCGAGAACCTTGAAATATACCAAATTGTTATGGACATGTACTGGTAAATGATTTTTACATCCGTGGACGGATTTATCTTTAGAATTGgattacattgataaaatgaataatttataataattactatattataattaaaaaatggcaAGGAAATGGTCccagcatttgttttaatgttctatttatacattttaaattatacctaCAATGTagattaaaagtattataaattactattactgtatatttttgtgatggaattaaatatatatataaatatacatatggtGTAAATTTCATGTAACATCCCTCGGTTAGCGACGAACTCCCTACAGCGTCGAAattaattggctttggttggtttatattgtcttccatacaattatACACTCTACATAGAATTACACTCTACacacccactctcaataacgacaattgagtaataaagtactgaTTAGATtcctaaaattagtaaaaactgcgcaacTGTGTACGTTCTATTGTCTCTTTATTgtcctagcccgcaataaactcgactgtcggcatcataCATGTTCTcttgtttacaaattgaaattgcttgcacgtgtagattgttgttgaccatgactaataagtaggagtcatggattgTCTATAAGTTATCATATTCTAATTACTGGCGCAGCAAAAGATGTCAGACAAAAATAACAGACTATACGCAATAGCATTCAAATAAGATGCTTTTTTATAGACATAACCGTCATACTAGTCTGAAATAAACTTATTCGTTTTTCAAattctgattttttttctttccatttAACGAAAACACTCTATAACACCATAAATTGAACACTCTcttcagtgtcgttatatagagtttacactgtatatttttgttatgttacATATTCTAAGCGATTTCAAACTTTGTTACAGAgattatatacctatatttgCTGTGTCTCTATGATGAAATGAAACATAATgtagatttttctttaattaaatcctagaaaattttaattagcaGCATAACCTACCTCAGTAGGAGATAGTGTGGTGTAAAAGGCCACATTAGTGAGTGTATAGACGATGGTTACAAGAGTACAGGAAATAGCGATGGCACGAGGTAAGTTCCGAACCGGGTCTTTAAGTTCTtctattatgaaatttaagtAGTTCCTGAAAATATTAAGATCTTAGCGTATGATAAACAGTCGTGGAACATAGACTAGAACCAATGAATAGTTTTTGAATgttaatagtacataaaatatatggtttatatattttagttaattttagaAATGGTACTTAATTATAGCCATTTGCTTTATCTAAGTTGGGTTTCTAAAgtcattttatgtaaatttccAATATATTTTGGACACGTGAGACTCATACTTTCTAAGTATGAGTCTCTGGGCTATTACGGGGAAGTTCCACTGAAAACAGGCGACGGGGAATTCCCCGTTTCGTTCGATAGACGCGCATTGCACATGGGTTGATTGATCTCAGGGACCTTATGaagggatttttttaaatatcagatattgttttgtaatataaaatatcgcctatttttttgtatcatCCGGGCCCTGGGCTACAGCCCAAACACAGGACTTAAACAATGcgcaaaataaaatagttaacgcataaattactataatagATGTTTGTATGAACATCCATAGAGCGTTAATAagttttagattaaaaaattatttggaatttatgGAGTAGACTATATAAACTTACATTTCACCACACAATCGAAAAGTTTGTTTTGGTACCTACAATGTACTTTGGTACCTATATGTGACCGAATTCGAAAATTATGAAGGCTAATATAAgattaaatgaaattgtttttttattaaattgacattATAACTTACCATCCGTTATAAGCGAAGAGACCAGAATAGAATGATAAGGCAATGGAAGTGACGTCATTCGTTGTACCTTCAAATGTGAAATGCTCTACATGCCCTGTGAAtttaaaaagacaaatataGCATAGAAAAGGTTTTGTGATACATTTGGAGCATTCGTGTAGTTCATTCGTAGCTCGGGTGATGAaatgattaaataatgttCTTTGGTTGGGCGTTAgaatgaaaattacaaaaaatccaAGGCAAATATGTAACGATGAAATGTTCGTCTGACCTGTAGCACTATATCGGACAGATTATAACCACTAATAGATAAATAGGTTCAAagttaaactatttataactgacttcataaatgtaattttagacCAACAATTTGTCGAATGGTTCTCActcataataaaaacttacttcGTGACAGAATTATAGTTGTCATCTACCGCCCCCACAATAAGGAGCCACTGTGTAGTGGTTAActagattacaattattccGTGGTACATGCTTAACGTGACCAGACGTCCCGCTTTTCACGGGACTATCCCTTCTTCCAATTACGAGTCCCGGTGTCCCCGAAATGAACTGTGGGACGCAAAATATTCCCGTTTTTCCCGAGAATTTTAGCAGCATAATGTAAAAGCAACCTGCCAAGCGTTTCATTCCTATTTTAAATCGTCACcaactatattaaaacaaatttgttctTCTGTTCAACTAACTTAAAATTTTGGGTAAATTTTGTGATTCCTAACTTTTAAATCAACTaactttttctaaataaattactttaataactttaaaaaagtgttttattttcattgattGCTTATTATTGACCTAAATTAAACCAATGTCCCGTTTTaagtcaaataataaatggccCCTTAATAATGCtgcatgtttaaaacaatgtttttaagaaaaatagtcTTAGTGTTACATCTAATCTAATCTGATCAATCAAAAGTCCTATGGGGATGGGTGTGTGTCACACACATTCCGTTTTTGAGAGTGTGGCTGAGAGTTGTATAAGCATGCGATGTGTTATGTATCTATGTTAGTTTTAGTTCTATCCTCAATCATCTATTTCCTTAATTATAGGAAAAATTTAATCTGGTTACGTTACTATTAAGAATAaaccttaatatattttttaaatagtagttGCCGTTGCTAACACGAGTGTAGGTTATATGTGAGTACATATGAGTATTATTCCCCCGCAACAGTCTATTTTagattcatataaataaattgcagGTCTCAGTGGGGTTCATACACTTGCAGTAAGGTATCGGAAAGCGTTGGCGAACGGACGGACTCCAAAGAGGTCTTATTAAATGATTACTCAGATCCGGTGATCTCcagttacattaaattatgagAAATGCCATACAATAACTTCGCTAACTCGATAAAGGAATGCCAAAATTATAGAATAACTTGGGAAGTATTCGAATAAATTGAAGTAGATTgtccaattaaatatatactatacatacCTATATTAAACTTACTTTTAACTCCggaaataataactaatttttatttatttatttaatctatcggataatttattttgtactatcCATTCCCATTTAATTAGATGATGTCAAACGCAGATGATATCACTCAACTTTCAATGGAGCCGATAAATCAATTTACAACTCCATTTTCCTTAGAATCGAGTCTATTTCCAGCCATGGACTTTCATTTAAAGAGGATTGATTTTACGTACAGTAGAATACCTAGAtaggagcagtgttggactAGTGGCTTTaatgtgcgactctcatctctgaggtcgtaggttcgatcaccggctttttggattttttttctatgtgcgcatttaacattagctcgaacggtgaaggaaaacatcgtgaggaaaccgaacCTTACACCCAAaacagtcgacggcgtgtgtcaggcacgccgtcggctgatcacctacttgcttattggatataattatatacatatgatcatgaaacatacacAGAAATCtcaggttgtagcgccattatttttattgatctaTACCTGGATAGAACATTAATTTTTCCTTatataaagttcatattagaACCTGGCGTTGCATTCAAGAATTGCTCAGTGTTATAAACACGGGTTATTCATCTCAATTTCAAAAGCATCCTGACTGATTTGGGAACCAATTATGACTTTAATAAAGgaagcatttttagtttttgttcgGAGCTCGAATCTTATTCGTAGAACTCGATGCAGGTTACAAGAAACCAGTTTTGAACCACATCTGTTTCCTTGATAATGGCCCTCTCTATAATAAcactctgtaacttccaaaGCGATACCGACAGCCTTCCCGAGTTTTTGGTCCATTCCGGTTCCGGAGGCTTGCGACATTAGCGCTACGGATATTAAGAGAGGTTCATCGAACTTGCATATAACAGCATCGTATCGCTGTCGTTGTTGGAAATTGCAAAGTAATACTCTACTTTCCTGTAAATAAAACTGGATCCTAGATTTCTACACAGGAATGTAGATGAACATTTGACATACGCCGTAAATATTTGAGTATTAGACGTGTTGGTTTTCCTATTGTTGTTCACCGTATGAAGAACTAttcatagaaaaatacatagcGGGCGTGAAAATACTCCTTAACTTTTCCGTTTAACTGTCAAAAGTGCTATGAGGAATAGTTATACTAttcctaataaataaaatatcttaaatagaaaaaagtgTTAAAACTTAGTGTAAAAAGGTAAATCAATTATACCTGTGCACAGTTGGTATAATCCAGCAGCGATGATGATGAAGAGCGCCAAGAGCTTTGCGTATGTGAACCAGTCCTGCACCCTCGTCGCCGCACGTACAGACCAACAGTTTATAAATGTCAATAGCActatatgtaacaaaaaatataatgtcaattgaaatatttataaattaaaatataagcttGACAGTCGAAAGTCTAGTAAcggtaaaaatatacaaaaagaatAAAACTAGGTTTTGGTTTCAAAGCGTTACAAATTTCTTTCGCATTTATAAGACTCAGTTTTTTAGTATGAGATTTtccttaaaacaaaattgcgACTTCACTTGTATATGACGTAAATTTAGTTTGAGGTTTAATATGGATTTATAATAGATGAAAACGAACTTACATATACAGCAAGCAGCCAGTAATCTAGTGGCCTCGTCAGGTGGTTGACACTCTGGGAATATCGGCTTCAGGACGTACACACTGAATGTCAGCGCCACGATCGCCTAACC
This is a stretch of genomic DNA from Pieris brassicae chromosome 1, ilPieBrab1.1, whole genome shotgun sequence. It encodes these proteins:
- the LOC123714465 gene encoding large neutral amino acids transporter small subunit 1; its protein translation is MSPKSTNSGEDECDTDALKSEAEDDKGGLEAKMSLLNGITVIVGSIIGSGIFVSPTGVLKYTGSVNASLLVWITSGVFSMVGAYCYAELGTMIRQSGADYAYIMETFGPFAAFIRLWIECMIVRPCSQAIVALTFSVYVLKPIFPECQPPDEATRLLAACCILLLTFINCWSVRAATRVQDWFTYAKLLALFIIIAAGLYQLCTGHVEHFTFEGTTNDVTSIALSFYSGLFAYNGWNYLNFIIEELKDPVRNLPRAIAISCTLVTIVYTLTNVAFYTTLSPTEVLGSAAVAVTFAERLFGAFALCIPLFVAASTFGAVNGVLLTSSRLFYAGAAQGQMPAMLTMVSSRATPVPAVLAVALLSLLYLTVSDIQALINYVGFATWLSIGAAVLCLPVLRYTQPNLERPIKVNLFFPILYIICTILVVAFPAVASPAETGVGCLMILTAVPVYLLLLEPRTRLTGLGSLTGAATRLIQKLTLSVRPKTK